The following proteins come from a genomic window of Candidatus Zixiibacteriota bacterium:
- a CDS encoding FlgD immunoglobulin-like domain containing protein codes for MRPFHCIIVLSLLVLPVGSVSSADFSVTTGVDQPDQHPGDGICESGAGCTLRAAVQEANALPGVDTIQVSIGASPIRILLGPVTLTDNYTVIAGDGGLPVIDGIDNIFEAPSLLIRADSCVVTGLWFRRSRGDALRIEGAWNRIGGFSASDRVLFTANGLDKNDAAAVKITGTTASDNQIIGCLIGSYGNGMMVDGNEIGITVTDSARNNYIGDTTGTVSTIVVDNARYGVWITGGAYGTVVSNCHVGILADGVSPSGNGWGGIRIDGGARRNHVGGSSESRRCLVGGNSGNGVTIAGPTTAQNRIHGCHIGLDINGLVSVGNRGDGVAILGASDNTVGGSSPGDRNLISSNRGDGVLIAGLEARQNLIAGNYVGVDIDGRRTRGNGLDSGHGITVTDGASRNTIGGNGPLMRNVVSGQLLFGIMLSGAHDNTVAGNFVGCNSEGTFSVPNGAGIVVCSSATGNTIGGSTIGERNLVSGNWGDIFPYGSGLMLLDPGTTGNAVLGNFIGTDTSGARSVPNREAGVLIGQGASYNNIGGSFPGEGNVISGNGFGTLLPTLGRGIHVFGTGTVGNRIAGNRIGTTADGTAALRNYGHGIAVLAGAEGTVIGGTDVTSENRIARNSYHGIYIADRTTRFTTIRFNVIGPNDSTSIVIADSAQESIAPPQLIAATIASVSGHSAPPGGTVDFYATSSGVLKAGTSAVRYVAGAVADHLGNFSASVIDVHPGDSLTAIATDVRGNSSALAVPVAVAEVTDFADVETLAPASFALFQNFPNPFNPSTTIRYTLPLASSVELEIVNVLGQRVKTLVRTYQPAGEYSIEWDGSNDDGAQVAGGVYLYRLSSDQNTVTRKMLLLK; via the coding sequence ATGCGCCCCTTTCATTGTATCATAGTTCTCTCGCTGCTGGTGCTTCCTGTGGGCTCGGTCTCTTCGGCCGATTTCTCGGTCACGACCGGTGTCGACCAGCCGGATCAGCATCCCGGTGACGGTATCTGTGAAAGCGGGGCGGGCTGCACCCTGAGGGCGGCCGTCCAGGAAGCCAACGCACTGCCCGGCGTTGACACGATTCAGGTATCGATTGGCGCCTCGCCCATCCGCATTTTGCTCGGCCCAGTCACGCTCACCGACAACTACACCGTGATCGCCGGGGACGGCGGCCTGCCCGTCATAGACGGAATCGATAACATCTTCGAGGCGCCATCGCTGTTGATCCGAGCGGACAGTTGTGTCGTCACCGGTCTCTGGTTCCGTCGATCCCGTGGCGACGCATTGAGAATCGAGGGTGCATGGAACCGAATCGGAGGATTCTCCGCCTCCGACCGTGTCCTGTTCACCGCGAACGGTCTGGACAAAAACGACGCCGCTGCCGTCAAAATCACCGGCACCACCGCATCCGATAACCAGATCATCGGGTGCCTGATTGGATCCTACGGCAACGGGATGATGGTGGACGGAAATGAAATCGGTATTACCGTCACTGACAGCGCCCGCAATAACTACATAGGCGATACGACCGGAACCGTCAGCACGATAGTTGTCGACAACGCGCGGTACGGTGTGTGGATCACCGGTGGCGCGTACGGCACCGTCGTCAGTAACTGCCATGTGGGAATACTTGCCGACGGCGTGTCGCCATCTGGCAACGGCTGGGGCGGTATCCGGATCGACGGCGGCGCCCGAAGAAATCACGTCGGTGGTTCTTCCGAATCGAGACGCTGCCTCGTCGGCGGCAATTCCGGCAACGGCGTTACTATTGCCGGTCCCACGACCGCTCAGAACAGAATACACGGATGCCATATCGGACTCGACATCAACGGTCTGGTCTCGGTCGGCAATCGAGGAGACGGCGTGGCGATTCTCGGTGCATCGGACAATACCGTGGGCGGTTCGTCACCGGGAGACCGCAATCTCATCTCATCTAATCGTGGTGACGGTGTACTCATTGCCGGATTGGAAGCGCGACAGAACCTGATCGCAGGGAATTACGTCGGGGTTGACATCGATGGACGGAGAACGCGAGGAAACGGTCTCGATTCAGGGCACGGAATAACGGTCACCGACGGTGCATCCCGGAACACGATCGGCGGTAACGGTCCCCTCATGCGAAATGTAGTCTCTGGCCAGTTGTTGTTCGGCATCATGTTATCCGGGGCACATGACAATACCGTCGCCGGCAACTTCGTGGGGTGCAATTCCGAAGGAACGTTCTCGGTACCGAACGGCGCGGGCATCGTCGTCTGTAGCAGCGCCACAGGCAACACGATCGGCGGTAGTACGATCGGCGAACGCAACCTTGTCTCCGGCAACTGGGGCGATATTTTCCCCTACGGAAGCGGGCTCATGCTGCTTGACCCGGGCACAACGGGAAACGCCGTCCTCGGGAACTTCATCGGAACCGATACCAGCGGGGCGCGGTCTGTACCCAACCGGGAAGCCGGGGTTCTAATTGGACAAGGCGCTTCTTACAACAACATCGGTGGATCTTTCCCCGGCGAAGGAAACGTCATCTCGGGGAACGGGTTCGGTACGCTTCTGCCCACGCTCGGACGGGGCATACATGTCTTTGGAACGGGAACGGTCGGCAATCGGATTGCCGGCAACCGGATCGGAACCACGGCGGACGGAACCGCTGCACTGCGCAATTATGGACACGGAATCGCTGTCCTTGCCGGGGCGGAAGGTACCGTTATCGGCGGCACGGATGTGACGTCTGAAAATCGGATCGCCCGAAACAGCTACCATGGAATCTACATCGCGGATCGAACCACCCGATTTACTACGATACGATTTAATGTCATAGGACCAAACGACTCAACCTCAATCGTCATAGCGGACAGCGCTCAGGAGTCAATCGCACCACCGCAGTTGATTGCTGCCACCATAGCATCGGTCAGCGGCCATTCAGCACCGCCAGGCGGAACGGTGGATTTCTACGCAACGTCCTCGGGCGTACTCAAGGCCGGCACTTCCGCCGTACGATACGTCGCCGGCGCCGTCGCTGACCACCTGGGCAACTTCTCGGCTTCCGTAATCGATGTTCACCCGGGTGACTCACTCACGGCCATTGCGACCGATGTCCGGGGCAACTCATCGGCCCTCGCGGTCCCGGTTGCAGTTGCTGAGGTAACCGACTTTGCCGATGTGGAAACACTCGCGCCGGCCTCATTTGCGTTGTTCCAGAACTTCCCAAACCCGTTCAATCCCTCGACGACCATCCGGTACACCCTGCCGCTCGCTTCATCGGTGGAACTGGAGATTGTCAATGTACTCGGGCAACGGGTGAAAACGCTGGTTCGGACATACCAGCCCGCTGGTGAATACTCGATCGAATGGGATGGGAGTAACGACGACGGCGCGCAAGTAGCCGGGGGCGTGTATCTTTACCGGCTATCGTCCGATCAAAACACCGTGACTCGCAAGATGCTGCTTCTCAAGTAG
- a CDS encoding EVE domain-containing protein produces the protein MSTAISLEHLALYEFLTNFGGAGIIRGEALGPRPPKEAIKGMAKRYWLLKSEPDCFSIDHLRAAPNQTEHWDGVRNYQARNTLRDDVKMGDEAFFYHSSADPTGIAGICVVSRAGYPDHTAWDPESEHFDPKASPDNPIWYMVDVTLKKRLCRVLPLSVEKQTPGLEDMMVVQRGSRLSVQPVKPEEWKIILKLMNDYE, from the coding sequence TTGTCAACCGCCATCTCGTTGGAGCATTTGGCATTATATGAATTCTTGACTAACTTTGGCGGCGCGGGTATCATCCGCGGTGAGGCGTTGGGTCCTCGTCCACCGAAGGAGGCGATAAAAGGAATGGCGAAGAGATACTGGCTGTTGAAGTCAGAGCCCGACTGTTTCTCGATAGATCATCTTCGGGCTGCTCCAAACCAGACGGAGCACTGGGACGGCGTTCGTAATTATCAGGCTCGTAACACATTGCGAGACGACGTGAAAATGGGGGATGAGGCATTTTTCTATCATAGCAGCGCCGACCCCACCGGGATTGCGGGCATTTGTGTCGTCAGCCGAGCGGGCTATCCGGACCATACGGCGTGGGATCCGGAGTCTGAACACTTTGATCCGAAAGCGTCACCGGACAATCCTATCTGGTACATGGTCGATGTGACGTTGAAGAAAAGACTTTGCCGGGTTCTCCCCCTGTCCGTTGAGAAGCAGACCCCCGGCCTGGAAGACATGATGGTTGTTCAGCGGGGAAGTCGGCTATCGGTCCAGCCGGTGAAACCGGAGGAATGGAAGATTATTCTGAAGCTGATGAACGACTACGAGTAA
- a CDS encoding S8 family serine peptidase, which yields MLRPLRAACLVGIAVALVAGSVFADFDYTVKLQSGEFTPAPLRWQATASTSFENKHVFVQFEQPLTDSDKDRLQSRGVILLDYVPNLTFTARVETALDQSLVDEFGIRWIGQIQPSQKVSPLITEYGIFEWARRGGDQVQFVVVLHRDEDAGLWMQRFTTDYGARIIGHEPTMNSIDLILPEQAYFRLSELDAVLWIEQAYPYPEEHNDGARANIGASILQAPPWNLTGAGVVVSEWDGGSVDDLHPDLLGRVQKMDFSGDSDHATHVAGTVMGNGTMSGGTYRGMAPSASLKAHLWWNSASEAQNEYSYVISNYNARIGTNSWGYGVGDPASQGACESTMGNYFSVCGTIDNIVRGASGAPIAIAWSAGNQRSSSSQYCGSLGWTYNTVTPLPTSKNVIAVGAINSNNNSMTSFSSWGPTDDGRLKPDIVGPGCESGGGITSTRPGNGYTTMCGTSMSCPAVAGTMALILERWDQTIGTGTLLSSTVKGILINSAQDLGAVGPDFVFGHGKVDGVAAVEKIGFGEGSYVQNEISTGASHLYDLTVPGGTTKLKVTLVWDDPGGTVNSTQHLINDLDLALIDPFSGEELPWVLNPANPSQAATQGIDRRNNVETVEINSPTPGLWKARVSGYNIPNGPQSYSIIFTPDDINTPGNLAALAVFDLGLVEQQPGQAAPVDFYVTNIGANIDSVSVSVGGVNGWLTGGIADSVVLLGPWDSAQFSLTANVPPAALAGEYDLITCTAVSLTSAQVTAERETRVQAGAYYEVDFVPPPTDTTASPDTVTFLMTVTNTGNDTDVVIVTPTNDSGWTIIPEFRQTPLDPGEGANLSFAIAVPAEVPDAAQTPVNVAVTSEGGVNEQSSFTLYTCNPYFPPALVAPNDRTYLRDGKVSFEWAATADSYTLYVAEDSLITTIVRQYPGLTATSFSIPAGDSLADGGYYWAVRLFVGSDSSSLQRHSRLLVVDNIPPNDLIPQYPANNSYIKNSTFSFGYSISPTKGPEDTSPVVNLIQLAADSNFTQALETFGPVAGQNYPVSAPLADGRWYWRAFAIDSAGNMSDTSLDNTFIVDTQAPPVPTPLRPANGGYVSGDTVSFAWTLAPDLGVESSPDHFYVHISTTSNFSDFNTFTGYVYSDSLLLPSSELVLGQTYYWRVKAFDSAGWYSDYSAAKTFTYQTYVCGDVNASDGDPDLSDLIYLVNFLFMGGPPPTNFSAADVNCSGDTDLSDVVALANFLFLGGGGLCCL from the coding sequence ATGCTCAGACCTCTTCGTGCCGCTTGTCTGGTCGGAATAGCCGTAGCGCTCGTTGCCGGCTCGGTATTTGCCGACTTCGATTACACCGTGAAGCTTCAGTCCGGAGAATTCACGCCCGCGCCGCTTCGCTGGCAGGCGACTGCATCGACATCGTTTGAGAACAAGCATGTCTTCGTGCAGTTCGAGCAGCCGCTTACCGACTCCGACAAAGACCGGCTCCAGAGTCGTGGAGTGATTCTGCTGGACTACGTTCCCAACCTGACATTTACGGCACGAGTTGAGACGGCCCTCGACCAGTCACTCGTTGATGAGTTCGGCATTCGGTGGATCGGACAGATTCAGCCCAGCCAGAAGGTCTCCCCGCTGATAACCGAATACGGCATTTTCGAGTGGGCACGTCGCGGCGGAGATCAGGTGCAGTTTGTGGTTGTCCTTCACCGGGACGAGGACGCCGGGCTCTGGATGCAGCGATTCACCACCGACTACGGCGCCCGGATTATCGGCCACGAGCCGACCATGAATTCGATCGACCTGATTCTTCCCGAACAGGCATACTTCCGCTTGTCAGAGCTCGACGCGGTGTTGTGGATCGAGCAGGCATACCCCTATCCGGAGGAACACAATGACGGAGCCCGGGCGAATATCGGCGCTTCGATACTGCAGGCGCCACCATGGAATCTCACCGGAGCGGGCGTTGTCGTGAGTGAGTGGGATGGCGGCTCGGTGGATGACCTGCATCCGGACCTCCTCGGGCGCGTCCAGAAGATGGACTTCTCGGGTGACTCGGATCACGCCACGCACGTCGCCGGCACGGTGATGGGCAACGGCACCATGAGCGGCGGCACGTACCGGGGTATGGCGCCCAGCGCATCGTTGAAGGCACACCTTTGGTGGAACAGCGCATCCGAGGCCCAAAATGAATACAGCTACGTGATATCCAATTACAACGCCCGCATCGGCACCAATTCCTGGGGTTACGGGGTCGGAGACCCGGCCAGTCAGGGTGCCTGCGAGTCGACGATGGGCAATTACTTCTCCGTGTGCGGGACGATCGATAACATCGTTCGCGGCGCATCAGGCGCACCAATAGCGATCGCGTGGTCGGCCGGAAATCAGCGCTCATCATCGAGCCAATACTGCGGTTCGCTGGGATGGACGTATAACACCGTAACCCCGCTTCCGACCAGCAAAAACGTAATCGCCGTCGGCGCTATCAACTCCAACAACAACAGCATGACGTCGTTTTCGTCATGGGGACCGACCGACGACGGTCGCCTGAAGCCCGATATTGTCGGCCCCGGATGTGAATCCGGCGGCGGCATCACCTCCACTCGCCCGGGAAACGGCTACACCACGATGTGTGGTACCTCGATGTCCTGTCCGGCCGTTGCCGGGACCATGGCGCTCATACTCGAGCGCTGGGACCAGACGATTGGTACCGGCACTTTGCTCTCGTCCACCGTTAAAGGCATTCTCATCAACAGTGCGCAGGATCTGGGTGCGGTAGGCCCGGATTTTGTCTTCGGTCACGGCAAGGTCGATGGTGTGGCAGCGGTCGAGAAGATCGGGTTCGGTGAAGGTTCGTATGTGCAGAACGAAATATCGACCGGGGCCTCGCACTTGTACGATCTCACCGTACCGGGCGGCACGACCAAACTCAAAGTGACGCTGGTGTGGGACGATCCGGGCGGCACCGTGAATTCCACGCAGCACCTGATCAACGATCTGGACCTTGCCCTGATCGATCCGTTCAGCGGCGAGGAACTGCCCTGGGTTCTGAATCCGGCGAACCCTTCGCAGGCAGCCACACAGGGAATCGACCGCCGCAATAATGTCGAGACGGTCGAGATCAATAGCCCGACTCCGGGTTTGTGGAAAGCGCGTGTTTCGGGATACAACATTCCGAACGGCCCGCAGTCGTATTCCATCATCTTCACCCCTGATGACATCAATACCCCCGGCAATCTTGCGGCTCTGGCAGTATTCGATCTGGGGCTGGTCGAACAACAGCCCGGGCAGGCCGCCCCGGTCGACTTCTATGTGACCAACATCGGCGCCAATATCGACTCCGTATCGGTATCGGTCGGAGGAGTTAACGGATGGTTGACCGGCGGTATCGCCGACTCCGTCGTCCTTCTCGGACCGTGGGACTCCGCCCAGTTCAGCCTGACCGCGAATGTTCCGCCCGCGGCGCTCGCAGGAGAGTACGACCTGATCACCTGCACCGCCGTCAGCCTCACCAGCGCACAGGTGACGGCTGAGCGCGAGACCCGGGTGCAGGCAGGCGCATACTACGAGGTCGATTTCGTTCCACCGCCGACCGATACCACGGCCTCTCCAGATACCGTCACGTTTCTGATGACGGTTACCAACACCGGCAACGATACCGATGTTGTGATCGTGACCCCGACCAACGACTCCGGATGGACCATCATACCCGAGTTCAGGCAGACTCCTCTTGATCCGGGAGAAGGCGCCAACCTTTCATTTGCCATTGCCGTGCCGGCAGAGGTACCCGATGCGGCGCAGACACCGGTCAACGTCGCCGTTACATCCGAGGGTGGCGTTAATGAGCAGAGCAGCTTCACGCTATATACGTGTAACCCCTATTTCCCACCCGCACTCGTGGCCCCGAATGACAGGACGTATCTACGGGATGGCAAAGTCTCGTTCGAGTGGGCTGCCACGGCCGACAGCTACACGCTGTATGTCGCCGAGGACTCCCTGATAACGACGATCGTTCGGCAGTATCCGGGCTTGACAGCAACCTCGTTCTCTATTCCGGCGGGTGACTCGTTAGCCGACGGAGGCTACTATTGGGCAGTCCGTCTGTTTGTCGGTTCGGACTCCTCGTCTTTACAGCGGCATTCACGGCTTCTGGTCGTAGATAATATTCCGCCCAACGACCTGATTCCGCAGTATCCGGCCAACAACTCATACATCAAAAACTCGACTTTCTCGTTTGGGTACTCAATATCTCCCACTAAGGGCCCTGAGGATACCTCGCCGGTCGTAAATCTGATCCAGCTCGCGGCGGATTCGAACTTCACGCAGGCTCTCGAGACGTTTGGCCCGGTCGCAGGACAGAATTACCCGGTATCCGCACCGCTCGCGGATGGAAGATGGTACTGGCGTGCCTTTGCGATCGACTCGGCCGGCAATATGTCAGATACGTCGCTGGACAATACGTTCATCGTTGACACCCAGGCCCCGCCCGTACCGACTCCGCTGCGCCCCGCGAACGGCGGGTACGTGTCGGGAGACACCGTTTCGTTTGCGTGGACGCTGGCGCCCGATCTCGGCGTCGAGAGCTCGCCCGACCACTTCTATGTACATATCTCCACGACCTCGAACTTCTCTGACTTCAATACATTCACCGGATACGTGTACTCCGACAGTCTCCTGCTGCCGTCATCCGAGCTGGTACTTGGACAGACCTACTACTGGCGGGTGAAAGCGTTTGATTCGGCGGGATGGTATTCCGACTACTCCGCGGCAAAAACGTTCACCTACCAAACGTATGTGTGCGGCGACGTCAATGCGAGCGACGGAGATCCGGATTTGAGCGATTTGATCTATCTGGTCAATTTCCTGTTCATGGGCGGACCGCCCCCGACCAACTTTAGTGCCGCCGACGTCAACTGCTCGGGTGATACCGACTTGTCGGACGTTGTCGCACTGGCCAACTTCCTGTTCCTTGGAGGCGGTGGTCTCTGTTGTTTGTGA
- a CDS encoding protein-L-isoaspartate(D-aspartate) O-methyltransferase — MIRSQAEDEARLAAERAEMVDRQIVDRGVADARVLRAMRSIPRHLFLPERYRHEAYADSPVLIGHQQTISQPYIVASMTEHLCLDQSDRVLEIGTGCGYQTAVLAELARFVYSIERIDDFVQPAIARLADLGYQNVRIKGGDGSRGWPEEAPFDAIIVTAAATRLPQSLLRQLRIGGRMVTPLATTYGQQLVKLTKTEHGVEEQYLYAVRFVPLIEDGPDSC; from the coding sequence GTGATTCGATCACAAGCGGAAGACGAGGCTCGGTTGGCGGCCGAGCGAGCGGAGATGGTCGACCGTCAAATCGTCGACCGGGGCGTCGCTGATGCCCGTGTTCTCAGAGCCATGCGATCAATACCGAGACACCTGTTCCTGCCGGAGCGATATCGACACGAAGCGTACGCGGATTCGCCGGTGTTGATCGGACATCAGCAGACAATTTCACAACCATACATTGTCGCGTCCATGACGGAGCACTTGTGCCTCGATCAGTCGGATCGGGTTCTGGAAATCGGAACCGGGTGCGGCTACCAGACAGCCGTTCTTGCGGAGCTGGCACGTTTCGTCTACTCGATCGAGCGCATTGACGACTTCGTTCAACCGGCTATAGCAAGGCTCGCCGACCTTGGTTATCAGAATGTTCGGATAAAGGGGGGTGACGGCTCGCGTGGATGGCCCGAGGAGGCGCCGTTTGACGCCATAATTGTCACGGCAGCGGCCACCCGGCTGCCCCAAAGCCTTCTCCGTCAACTGCGGATCGGCGGGCGAATGGTGACCCCCCTGGCAACAACCTACGGCCAACAACTCGTTAAGCTGACAAAAACGGAACACGGCGTCGAAGAGCAGTATTTGTACGCCGTTCGATTTGTCCCGCTGATCGAAGACGGCCCCGACTCATGCTAA
- a CDS encoding DUF819 family protein, translating to MDALISSQAGVIAALAAVTSFFFLVEKKTKWKLFNYLPPLIFIYVVPVILSNTGVIPQQSPVYDFMGDHVLPVFLVIMLLEVNLLATVRVMGKGLFVMLLGTLGVIIGAPIAYFVVQGGLEPEMWKGFGALAGSWIGGTANMAAVARSIDLSDSSLAFGYGVIADNMVYLIWLPIMLGSKNLAERFHRFTRVDPRRLEVMEAAAKELIQDKGPMEMRHILYLLFLGFAGAATAGWIAARLPVIEPYFSTSTYTIFLVTLIGIGLSFTRASRIPGSHAFAMALIYLFVARMGARADLSNLSMSVFWFLLGAYIWIFIHGAFLVFAARIFRVDVHTAAISSAANIGGAASAPIVAGYHNPTLVPVSILMAMVGYAVGNYGAWVAAQLCRLVAG from the coding sequence ATGGACGCTTTGATCTCATCACAAGCCGGGGTAATTGCTGCCCTGGCGGCCGTGACCTCGTTCTTCTTCCTGGTGGAGAAGAAAACCAAATGGAAGTTGTTCAACTATCTGCCGCCGCTGATTTTCATTTATGTCGTGCCGGTTATTCTCTCGAACACGGGAGTGATTCCGCAGCAGTCCCCGGTCTATGACTTTATGGGGGATCACGTCCTGCCGGTATTCCTCGTCATCATGTTACTTGAAGTCAATCTGCTGGCGACAGTCCGGGTGATGGGCAAGGGGCTGTTTGTCATGTTGCTGGGCACGCTGGGCGTCATAATCGGCGCCCCGATCGCGTATTTTGTCGTCCAGGGCGGCCTCGAACCGGAGATGTGGAAAGGCTTCGGGGCACTGGCGGGCAGCTGGATCGGAGGCACCGCGAACATGGCCGCGGTGGCGCGAAGTATCGATCTGAGCGACTCATCGCTGGCGTTTGGATACGGCGTGATTGCGGACAACATGGTGTATCTCATCTGGCTGCCGATTATGCTGGGATCGAAAAATCTGGCCGAAAGATTTCACCGTTTTACCCGAGTCGATCCGAGACGGCTCGAGGTGATGGAGGCGGCCGCAAAAGAACTGATACAGGATAAGGGCCCCATGGAAATGCGCCACATCCTGTACCTGTTGTTTCTCGGTTTCGCCGGAGCGGCAACTGCGGGATGGATCGCCGCACGGCTTCCCGTTATCGAGCCGTACTTCTCCACGAGCACCTACACGATATTTCTCGTCACCCTGATCGGCATCGGCCTTTCCTTCACACGGGCAAGCCGTATTCCCGGGTCACACGCGTTTGCGATGGCGCTCATCTATCTATTCGTGGCGCGCATGGGAGCGCGGGCCGACCTGTCAAATCTGTCGATGTCGGTGTTCTGGTTTCTGCTCGGCGCCTATATATGGATTTTCATTCACGGAGCGTTTCTGGTTTTTGCCGCGCGGATTTTCCGAGTCGATGTCCACACGGCCGCCATCTCTTCGGCTGCCAATATCGGCGGGGCCGCCTCCGCCCCGATTGTGGCCGGCTATCACAATCCCACTCTTGTTCCGGTATCGATCCTGATGGCTATGGTGGGTTATGCCGTAGGCAACTACGGCGCCTGGGTGGCAGCACAGCTATGCCGGTTGGTCGCGGGTTAG